The following are from one region of the Cetobacterium somerae genome:
- a CDS encoding ABC transporter permease encodes MEKIKKFIYIIPFLLYMTFFFLYGLYYVFMTSLGYNRILSNSCFTLHYYRDVLHSKEFYESLIYTIKINSIAAFLAFILTIIVIFLVFLSKRKGYFYTKFFQKVIEAPVFVPYLVSAYGILLLLMRRGVISNFLLKIGIISSMDEFPILTNDHQGIGIILTYVWKALPFMTMMSLPVVFRIDKKWDSLGKIYNLSNAAFFKKIVFPLVFPTLSISFFIVLTYLFAAFETPYILGVTHPRVLSVLVFDTYTKGNLDLRGKIMVMNILISSISLLFGGIMCLALKFFTKFQEREW; translated from the coding sequence TTGGAAAAAATTAAAAAATTTATATATATAATACCTTTTTTATTATATATGACATTTTTCTTTCTATATGGTTTATACTATGTTTTTATGACCTCTTTAGGTTACAATAGAATTTTGAGTAATTCTTGTTTTACTTTGCATTATTATAGAGATGTTCTTCATTCAAAAGAGTTTTACGAAAGCTTAATATACACTATAAAAATAAATAGCATTGCTGCTTTTTTAGCTTTTATATTGACAATTATTGTTATATTTTTAGTTTTTTTAAGTAAAAGAAAAGGATATTTTTATACAAAATTTTTTCAAAAAGTTATTGAAGCACCTGTATTTGTACCATATTTAGTAAGTGCATATGGAATATTGCTTTTACTTATGAGAAGAGGAGTGATAAGTAATTTTTTGTTGAAAATAGGAATAATATCTTCTATGGATGAATTTCCAATACTGACAAATGACCATCAGGGAATAGGAATAATATTGACTTATGTTTGGAAAGCTCTACCATTTATGACTATGATGAGTCTTCCTGTAGTTTTTAGAATTGATAAGAAATGGGATTCTCTGGGGAAAATATATAATTTAAGTAATGCTGCTTTTTTTAAAAAAATAGTTTTCCCACTTGTTTTTCCAACTTTAAGTATCAGTTTCTTTATAGTTCTAACATATCTTTTTGCAGCTTTTGAAACACCATATATTTTAGGTGTTACTCATCCTAGAGTACTTTCTGTACTAGTGTTTGATACATATACAAAAGGTAATTTAGATTTGAGAGGAAAAATAATGGTTATGAATATTTTAATTTCAAGTATAAGTTTATTATTTGGTGGGATAATGTGTTTAGCTTTAAAGTTTTTTACAAAATTCCAGGAAAGAGAGTGGTAA
- a CDS encoding ABC transporter substrate-binding protein, producing MGKKIKLLTLSLLVLGVLTSCNKKENKDVNIYMWGGSKEINTFMDDVVAPKVLENENINLKRVPIVDIKDVVNKLIIEKQAGKKNGVIDVLWVNGENFKALKNAGVLTENTLGSIKNKDLLKESTTVKDFGEDINGLEVPFGEAQFNFIYNTKNGKVPFTGWETLTEYVKKNPGRFTYPNATNFTGSAFVRNITIDMLGYDNIQNMSPEEFKENLNIVWNYLNEIEPYLWRKGETYPESEGKLDLLYSAGEVDVTMGYTINKVNSKIESGDYPETSKSFLLNKGTLFNNHYLAIPANAQNKDGAIAVINQLVSPDLQLLKQEPKNWGDFNILDMKKLPPETVKKFFDLNKSGKIPSSEELQEKRVMELTPDKLTIIEEGWLENVGKN from the coding sequence ATGGGAAAAAAAATAAAACTACTTACACTTTCACTGTTAGTTTTAGGAGTGCTAACAAGTTGTAATAAAAAAGAAAATAAAGATGTAAACATTTATATGTGGGGTGGATCTAAAGAGATTAATACTTTTATGGATGATGTGGTTGCTCCTAAAGTATTGGAAAATGAAAATATAAATTTAAAAAGAGTACCTATTGTAGATATAAAAGATGTTGTAAATAAATTAATAATTGAGAAACAAGCTGGGAAAAAAAATGGAGTTATAGATGTTTTATGGGTAAATGGTGAAAACTTTAAGGCTTTAAAAAATGCTGGAGTTTTAACAGAAAATACTTTAGGAAGCATTAAAAATAAAGATTTATTAAAAGAGAGTACAACAGTTAAAGATTTTGGAGAGGATATTAATGGATTAGAGGTTCCATTTGGAGAGGCTCAGTTTAACTTTATATATAATACTAAAAATGGAAAAGTACCATTTACTGGTTGGGAAACTTTAACAGAGTATGTAAAAAAGAATCCAGGCAGATTTACTTATCCAAATGCAACTAACTTTACAGGAAGTGCTTTTGTAAGAAATATAACAATTGATATGTTAGGTTATGATAATATTCAAAATATGTCTCCAGAAGAGTTTAAAGAAAATTTAAATATAGTTTGGAATTATTTAAATGAGATTGAACCTTATTTATGGAGAAAAGGTGAGACTTATCCTGAGTCAGAAGGGAAATTAGATCTTCTATATTCAGCAGGAGAAGTGGATGTGACTATGGGATATACTATAAATAAAGTAAATTCAAAAATAGAATCAGGAGATTATCCTGAAACATCAAAGAGTTTTTTATTAAATAAAGGAACTCTATTTAATAATCACTATTTAGCTATCCCTGCAAATGCTCAAAATAAAGATGGAGCTATAGCAGTAATAAATCAATTAGTGTCACCAGATTTACAACTATTAAAACAAGAGCCTAAAAACTGGGGGGATTTTAATATTTTAGATATGAAAAAACTACCTCCTGAAACTGTAAAAAAATTCTTTGATTTAAATAAAAGTGGAAAAATTCCATCTTCAGAAGAGTTACAAGAAAAAAGGGTAATGGAACTAACACCTGATAAACTTACAATTATAGAAGAGGGATGGCTAGAGAACGTTGGAAAAAATTAA